From Leptospira venezuelensis, a single genomic window includes:
- the gatC gene encoding Asp-tRNA(Asn)/Glu-tRNA(Gln) amidotransferase subunit GatC, whose protein sequence is MNLNEESLQKIAELSRLKIDPKDIQNFLTDFNKVLNYVDTITELNVSSVSDEDLYPNEANSLRVDKAKEGLSRSQIESFAPSFQNGYFVVPKVIET, encoded by the coding sequence GTGAACCTAAACGAAGAATCCCTTCAAAAAATCGCAGAGTTATCTAGGCTCAAAATAGATCCTAAGGATATTCAAAATTTCCTTACGGATTTTAATAAGGTACTGAATTATGTGGATACTATCACTGAATTAAATGTGAGTTCTGTATCCGACGAGGACTTATATCCGAACGAAGCAAATTCACTTCGTGTAGATAAGGCAAAAGAAGGTTTAAGCCGTTCACAAATCGAATCTTTTGCACCTAGTTTCCAAAATGGATATTTCGTAGTTCCAAAGGTGATCGAAACATGA